One segment of Methylotuvimicrobium sp. KM2 DNA contains the following:
- a CDS encoding class I SAM-dependent DNA methyltransferase, whose amino-acid sequence MVELEFQQKTKSLIDSLKAICANYGLGNDGNEFKIITQTFLYKFLNDKFAFEAKKLDESIAKADKWEEALAKLSANDLEMLQLQMGPDTARLKPSHFINYLFSQQNAPDFAKLFDDTLIDIAISNNDVFAVKTDGGAKVVLFDRLSQYISDDAKRDEFCRALINKLVEFSFERIFNQKFDFYATIFEYLIKDYNSNSGGKYAEYYTPHAVARIMAAILVPVDQQDIVKNVSVYDPSAGSGTLLMNVAHAIGENRCSIFTQDISQKSSNLLRLNLILNNLVHSIPNVVQGNTLLHPTHKDGSELKRFDYIVSNPPFKMDFSDFRNDLDTKANKPRFFAGIPKIKAKATDKMEIYQLFLQHIIYSLKPGGKAAVVVPTGFITAQSGIDKAIRMHLVDKLMLAGVVSMPSNIFATTGTNVSILFIDAGNKDKVALIDASNLGQKVKEGKNQKTVLSTDEEQRIIDVFNAKQTEEDFSVAVSYDDIAAKNYSLSAGQYFDVKIEYVDITPEQFAEKMQAFTDNLDNLFSQSRELEVEIKKQLTRLRYE is encoded by the coding sequence GTGGTAGAACTGGAGTTTCAACAAAAAACCAAAAGCCTGATCGACAGCCTGAAAGCCATTTGCGCCAACTACGGTTTGGGCAACGACGGTAATGAATTCAAAATCATCACCCAGACTTTTCTGTATAAGTTCTTAAACGACAAATTTGCGTTTGAGGCCAAAAAGCTCGACGAATCCATCGCCAAAGCCGACAAGTGGGAAGAGGCGCTGGCCAAGCTCAGTGCAAACGATCTGGAAATGCTGCAATTGCAAATGGGGCCGGATACCGCGCGCCTGAAACCCAGCCATTTCATCAACTACCTGTTCAGCCAGCAAAACGCGCCGGATTTCGCCAAACTGTTCGACGACACCCTGATCGACATCGCCATCAGCAACAACGACGTGTTCGCCGTCAAAACCGACGGCGGCGCGAAGGTGGTGCTGTTCGACCGCCTCAGTCAATACATTTCGGACGATGCCAAACGCGACGAATTTTGCCGTGCCCTCATCAACAAACTGGTGGAATTCAGCTTCGAGCGCATTTTCAATCAGAAATTCGACTTCTACGCCACCATCTTCGAATACCTGATCAAAGACTACAACAGCAACAGCGGCGGCAAATACGCCGAGTATTACACCCCGCATGCCGTAGCCCGCATCATGGCCGCGATTCTGGTGCCGGTAGACCAGCAAGACATCGTCAAAAACGTCAGCGTTTACGATCCGTCGGCGGGTTCCGGCACCTTGTTGATGAACGTCGCCCACGCCATCGGCGAAAACCGCTGTTCAATTTTCACTCAGGACATTTCGCAAAAATCCTCCAACCTGCTGCGGCTGAATCTGATTCTGAATAATCTGGTGCATTCCATCCCCAATGTCGTGCAGGGCAACACCCTGCTGCACCCCACGCACAAGGACGGCAGCGAGTTGAAGCGCTTCGATTACATCGTTTCCAATCCGCCGTTCAAAATGGACTTCAGCGATTTCCGCAATGATTTGGACACTAAAGCCAACAAGCCCCGTTTTTTTGCCGGTATCCCCAAGATCAAGGCCAAGGCCACCGACAAAATGGAAATATACCAGTTGTTCCTGCAACACATCATTTACTCGCTCAAACCCGGCGGAAAGGCGGCTGTGGTGGTGCCGACCGGCTTCATCACGGCCCAATCCGGCATCGACAAGGCTATTCGCATGCATCTGGTGGATAAACTAATGCTGGCTGGTGTCGTCTCCATGCCCAGCAACATCTTTGCAACTACCGGCACCAACGTCTCCATTCTGTTTATTGATGCCGGCAATAAAGACAAGGTTGCGCTGATCGATGCCTCGAATCTGGGGCAGAAAGTTAAAGAAGGCAAAAACCAGAAAACCGTGCTGAGCACGGACGAAGAGCAGCGCATTATCGACGTGTTCAATGCCAAACAGACGGAAGAAGATTTCTCGGTGGCCGTCAGCTACGACGACATCGCCGCCAAAAACTACTCGCTCAGTGCCGGGCAGTATTTCGATGTCAAGATTGAATATGTCGATATCACGCCGGAGCAGTTTGCCGAGAAAATGCAGGCGTTTACCGACAATTTGGACAACCTGTTCAGCCAGTCGCGGGAATTGGAAGTGGAGATTAAAAAGCAGTTGACCAGGTTGAGATATGAATAA
- a CDS encoding restriction endonuclease subunit S: protein MNNIRYLKEVSEVITKGTTPTTVGGVFTDEGINFVKSESICDSKYLDSSVFMKIDEETDEKLKRSRLQEGDLLFSIAGAYLGKISIVRAEDLPANTNQAVGIVRLKNELVDVSYLYYFFSQTQINSYINKLSAQSSQPNLNLDLLGRLSFNCLALDEQKKISSILSAIDAKIELNNRINAELEALAKTLYDYWFVQFDFPFDFASCPEQGRREGKPTANGKPYKSSGGKMVYNPILKREIPEGWEVAVVAEILGKTPASNKVLNQEILADGSIPVIDQSQDYICGFTDDITALITPTQPHVVFGDHTRVVKLVNFEYARGADGTQILLSNDARMPGYLLYQVVSDIDLSNYGYARHFKFLKDYKIILPNQTIAARYHEVVAPCYEKIKGGIFENQHLMRLRDWLLPMLMNGQVTVK from the coding sequence ATGAATAATATTCGTTACCTCAAAGAAGTATCTGAAGTCATTACCAAAGGGACAACGCCTACGACTGTTGGTGGTGTATTTACGGATGAAGGAATTAACTTTGTAAAATCAGAAAGTATTTGTGATTCAAAATACCTAGACTCATCAGTATTCATGAAGATTGATGAAGAAACTGATGAAAAACTAAAAAGATCAAGGTTGCAAGAAGGAGATCTTCTGTTTTCAATTGCAGGTGCCTATTTAGGAAAAATTTCTATTGTTAGAGCTGAAGATTTGCCCGCAAATACTAATCAGGCAGTTGGAATTGTAAGGCTTAAAAATGAATTGGTAGACGTAAGTTACCTATACTATTTTTTTAGTCAAACTCAGATTAATTCTTATATTAACAAGCTTTCTGCTCAATCATCTCAGCCAAACCTTAATCTGGATTTGCTAGGTAGACTGAGCTTTAATTGTTTGGCTCTTGATGAGCAAAAAAAGATTTCTAGCATCCTATCTGCAATCGACGCCAAAATCGAACTCAACAACCGCATCAACGCCGAGCTAGAAGCATTGGCGAAGACCTTGTATGACTACTGGTTTGTGCAGTTCGACTTTCCCTTCGACTTCGCGTCCTGCCCTGAGCAAGGTCGAAGGGAAGGCAAGCCCACCGCCAACGGCAAACCCTACAAATCCTCCGGCGGCAAAATGGTCTACAACCCAATCCTGAAACGGGAAATACCGGAGGGGTGGGAAGTTGCTGTTGTTGCAGAGATATTAGGAAAAACACCGGCATCAAACAAAGTTTTAAATCAGGAAATACTGGCCGATGGCTCTATTCCGGTTATCGATCAAAGCCAAGATTATATTTGTGGATTTACTGACGATATAACAGCATTGATAACACCAACGCAGCCCCATGTAGTTTTCGGAGATCACACACGCGTAGTAAAACTGGTTAACTTCGAATACGCACGAGGTGCTGATGGCACTCAAATATTGCTGTCTAATGATGCGAGAATGCCAGGTTATTTGCTATATCAGGTTGTTTCAGATATTGATTTATCAAACTATGGGTATGCTAGGCACTTCAAGTTCTTGAAAGATTATAAGATTATTTTGCCTAATCAAACAATTGCTGCCCGTTACCATGAAGTTGTGGCGCCTTGTTACGAAAAAATTAAGGGAGGGATATTCGAGAATCAACATCTAATGCGGCTTCGTGACTGGCTTCTCCCCATGTTGATGAACGGCCAAGTCACCGTAAAATAA